One Alphaproteobacteria bacterium DNA segment encodes these proteins:
- a CDS encoding aldehyde dehydrogenase family protein, with the protein MTFIGKNLIGGEWKAGANEGKDVNPSNTNEVVGTYAQGAAADVDAAVDAAKAAFPAWSRSNPQVRYEILKKASDEVLARREELGTLLSREEGKTKAEGIGEATRAGQILAFFAGETVRFGGESVPSIRPNIGVEMTREPVGVVGMITPWNFPIAIPAWKMAPALAYGNCVVIKPADLTPGSAWALVDILQRAGLPNGVLNLVMGRGSVVGQRILEHPGISAITFTGSVGTGRNVAAAAIASRPMKKVQLEMGGKNPMVVLDDADLAIAVECAVNGAFFSTGQRCTASSRLIVQEGIHDKFVAAVVERLKALKVDDALKAGTDIGPVVDASQLKTDLDYIDIAKKEGAKLAWGGELLNRETPGFYLQPALFTETTNAMRISREEVFGPVANVIRVKSYDEALAVANDTEFGLSAGICTTSLKHATHFKRNSEAGMVMVNLPTAGVDYHVPFGGRKGSSYGSREQGSYAREFFTTVKTAYTLA; encoded by the coding sequence ATGACTTTCATCGGCAAGAATCTGATCGGCGGCGAGTGGAAAGCCGGCGCGAACGAAGGCAAGGACGTCAACCCGTCCAACACCAACGAAGTCGTCGGCACCTACGCGCAAGGGGCCGCCGCCGACGTGGACGCGGCGGTCGACGCCGCCAAGGCCGCGTTCCCGGCGTGGAGCCGCTCGAACCCGCAGGTTCGCTACGAGATTCTGAAGAAAGCGTCGGACGAGGTGTTGGCGCGCCGCGAGGAACTGGGCACGCTGCTGTCGCGCGAAGAAGGCAAGACCAAGGCCGAGGGCATCGGCGAAGCGACGCGCGCGGGCCAAATCCTGGCGTTCTTCGCGGGCGAAACCGTGCGCTTCGGCGGCGAGAGCGTGCCGTCGATCCGCCCGAATATCGGCGTGGAAATGACGCGCGAGCCCGTCGGCGTCGTCGGCATGATCACGCCGTGGAACTTCCCCATCGCCATTCCGGCGTGGAAGATGGCCCCGGCGCTGGCCTACGGCAATTGCGTGGTCATCAAGCCCGCCGACCTCACGCCCGGCAGCGCCTGGGCGCTGGTCGATATTCTGCAACGCGCGGGCCTGCCCAACGGCGTGCTGAACCTCGTCATGGGCCGCGGCTCGGTCGTGGGTCAGCGCATCCTCGAACATCCCGGCATCTCGGCGATCACCTTCACGGGCTCGGTCGGCACGGGCCGCAACGTCGCGGCGGCGGCCATCGCCTCGCGCCCGATGAAGAAGGTGCAGCTCGAAATGGGCGGCAAGAATCCGATGGTCGTGCTCGACGACGCGGATCTGGCCATCGCGGTCGAATGCGCGGTCAACGGCGCGTTCTTCTCGACCGGTCAGCGTTGCACGGCCTCGTCGCGCTTGATCGTTCAGGAAGGCATTCACGACAAGTTCGTGGCCGCTGTGGTCGAACGCCTGAAAGCGTTGAAGGTCGACGACGCGCTGAAGGCGGGGACCGATATCGGCCCGGTCGTCGATGCTTCGCAGCTCAAGACCGATCTCGATTACATCGACATCGCCAAGAAGGAAGGCGCGAAGTTGGCTTGGGGCGGTGAACTCCTCAACCGCGAAACGCCCGGCTTCTATCTGCAGCCGGCGTTGTTCACCGAAACGACCAACGCGATGCGCATTTCGCGCGAGGAAGTGTTCGGGCCGGTCGCCAACGTCATCCGCGTCAAGAGCTACGACGAAGCTTTGGCGGTGGCGAACGACACCGAGTTCGGCCTGTCGGCCGGCATCTGCACGACCAGCCTGAAGCACGCGACGCATTTCAAGCGCAACAGCGAAGCGGGCATGGTGATGGTCAATCTGCCGACGGCGGGTGTCGACTATCACGTGCCGTTCGGTGGCCGGAAGGGCTCGAGCTACGGCTCGCGCGAACAGGGCAGCTACGCGCGCGAATTCTTCACCACGGTGAAGACCGCCTACACGCTGGCCTAA
- a CDS encoding MarR family transcriptional regulator, with amino-acid sequence MASEKGPVPLDDQLCFTIYSAEIAIQRAYRPLLEGLGLTYPQYLVLNVLWEADKQTVGAIAARLTLESSTLTPLLKRLESAGFVRRTRNPANERQVFIELTPAGRELKARAGCLGDALLAASGETPAYLGELNGLVKKLRDAVQRSMPARGHDA; translated from the coding sequence ATGGCATCGGAAAAAGGCCCGGTCCCGCTCGACGACCAGCTTTGCTTCACCATCTACTCGGCGGAAATCGCGATCCAGCGGGCCTATCGCCCGCTCTTGGAAGGCCTTGGCCTGACCTACCCGCAATACCTCGTGCTCAATGTGCTGTGGGAAGCCGACAAGCAAACCGTCGGCGCGATCGCTGCGCGTTTGACGCTGGAATCGAGCACGCTGACGCCGTTGTTGAAGCGTTTGGAATCGGCCGGGTTCGTGCGGCGGACGCGCAATCCCGCGAACGAGCGTCAGGTCTTCATCGAATTGACGCCGGCAGGGCGCGAACTCAAAGCGCGCGCGGGTTGCTTGGGCGATGCGCTGCTGGCGGCGTCGGGCGAAACGCCGGCCTATTTGGGCGAGCTGAACGGTCTGGTCAAAAAACTGCGCGATGCGGTCCAACGCAGCATGCCCGCGCGCGGGCACGACGCATAA